A part of Gemmatimonas groenlandica genomic DNA contains:
- a CDS encoding RagB/SusD family nutrient uptake outer membrane protein — translation MKTFRKILAIGAVALSTVSCNEFLDVNNNPNGPQKVSANLYLAPMIHWMVTSPQFDGRFLGRYTQEFVLTGTVLSTWDRMGYDPSSDNGAQQWRDVYWTLGQNLVDMTNLAEAEERWDLLGVAKVLKAWGWQVTTDMHGEIIVKEAIDQSKFAFNYDSQEYAYQEIQKLLNEAIVLLKRTDGAVDQAYLARTDKLYGGDRTKWLKLAYGMLALNLNHYSKKAAYKPADVIAAVNLSFTSNADDALLTYPNTQNDDINFWGRTRGNFNAYRQTQFVVGLMNGTQFGGAVDPRMSRMLSPAPDGVYRGLDVNVVGFGALTATQQPNNVYGYPGTGGLAVPGRYIFDDKAKIPLMTYAQLQFIKAEAAYKMGDMGTALAAYTAGVSSHIDFVNSRNLDNNQTPTQISAAEKAAFLANTAIVPASPAGLSLTRIMSQKYIAQWGWGHNEIWMDMRRYNYTDVDPASGMQVFPGFTPPTSLYPDNGGKIVQRVRPRFNSEYVWNLAALEVIGGRALDYHTKPLWITQP, via the coding sequence ATGAAAACTTTCCGCAAGATTCTGGCAATCGGCGCCGTCGCGCTGAGCACCGTCAGTTGCAACGAGTTCCTCGACGTCAACAACAATCCCAACGGTCCACAGAAGGTCTCGGCGAATCTGTATCTCGCGCCCATGATTCACTGGATGGTGACGTCGCCGCAGTTCGACGGCCGGTTCCTCGGTCGGTACACGCAGGAGTTCGTGCTCACGGGCACGGTGCTCAGTACGTGGGACCGTATGGGCTACGACCCCTCCAGCGACAACGGCGCCCAACAGTGGCGTGACGTGTACTGGACGCTCGGCCAGAATCTCGTCGACATGACCAACCTTGCCGAGGCCGAAGAGCGGTGGGACCTGCTGGGCGTCGCCAAGGTGCTCAAGGCGTGGGGCTGGCAGGTCACGACCGACATGCACGGCGAGATCATCGTGAAGGAAGCGATCGATCAGTCGAAGTTCGCGTTCAACTACGATTCGCAGGAGTACGCGTATCAGGAAATTCAGAAGCTCTTGAACGAAGCGATCGTGTTGCTCAAGCGCACCGACGGCGCAGTGGATCAGGCCTACCTAGCGCGCACCGACAAGCTGTATGGCGGCGACCGCACCAAGTGGCTCAAGTTGGCGTACGGCATGTTGGCGCTGAACCTGAACCATTACTCCAAGAAGGCGGCGTACAAGCCGGCCGACGTCATCGCCGCGGTGAATCTGTCGTTCACCAGCAATGCGGATGATGCGCTGCTGACCTACCCGAATACCCAGAACGACGACATCAATTTCTGGGGACGGACGCGCGGCAATTTCAACGCGTATCGCCAGACACAGTTCGTGGTCGGACTGATGAATGGCACGCAGTTCGGCGGCGCGGTCGATCCACGCATGTCGCGCATGCTCTCGCCGGCTCCCGATGGTGTGTACCGCGGTCTCGACGTGAATGTCGTCGGGTTCGGCGCGCTCACCGCGACGCAGCAACCGAACAACGTGTACGGCTATCCTGGGACCGGGGGACTCGCAGTGCCGGGTCGGTACATCTTCGACGACAAGGCGAAGATTCCGCTCATGACATATGCGCAGCTGCAGTTCATCAAGGCCGAGGCCGCGTACAAGATGGGCGATATGGGCACGGCACTCGCGGCCTACACGGCCGGTGTTTCGTCACACATCGATTTCGTGAACTCGCGCAACCTCGACAACAATCAGACGCCGACGCAGATCTCGGCGGCCGAGAAGGCCGCGTTCCTCGCGAACACGGCCATCGTACCGGCATCGCCAGCAGGGCTCTCGCTCACCCGCATCATGTCGCAGAAGTACATCGCGCAGTGGGGCTGGGGTCACAACGAGATTTGGATGGACATGCGTCGCTACAACTACACGGACGTCGATCCGGCCAGCGGCATGCAGGTGTTCCCCGGCTTCACGCCGCCGACGAGCCTGTATCCCGACAACGGTGGCAAGATCGTGCAGCGCGTCCGTCCGCGTTTCAATTCGGAGTACGTGTGGAATCTGGCAGCCCTCGAAGTCATCGGCGGCAGGGCGCTCGACTACCACACGAAGCCCCTCTGGATCACTCAACCGTAA
- a CDS encoding SusC/RagA family TonB-linked outer membrane protein, with the protein MMMKQRILTVFMGTLLCASQAFAQTKTVTGKVTRDVGVPLSGVSVVVKGTPTVVQTNNSGDYSIRADVGQVLQYRLIGYLPQERTVGTADVMSVQLTKAAANLDAVVVTALGQTTTQRNLGTSQQTVSGADVAQTGRENFINGLQGRVAGVEVTSTSGVPGASSSITIRGVSSISGSNQPLMIIDGLPMDNKTLNTGSLASDAPGSLTAFNNRGLDFTNRAADINPEDIESMVVLKGPEAAALYGIDAANGAIVITTKRGKPGVGGFEYSNRVRVDQTRARPETQRTYGPTSVAGSVLGSFSYFGNPYASGTQFYDNIDGFFQSAVSQQHNLTFSGASPDAKVNYRVGLGYNAQGSVIPNSDYTRINLTGSGGATVTKWLKTDLSMQYAQADNDQALKGDNGPLIGLLLWPQTDKASDYLTPAGNRRRITALATNSETDNPYFSVNKNRVNSRNGRLIANLGLTITPFSWGYLKTNIGSDGYTNENLILRHPESAGVANNNNGILDVANDVTRNLNAQTLFNINRIQLTDKFSVNGLVGNQISEFRSEVSGLLGRDFLDPQFVSVNNTNVRTTRTNKQQRRLMSLFSSLTANYSDYLFVTVTGRNDWTSTIPVERNSFFYPSIQTSFIFSEAIPTIGKYMSGKLRASYAEVGKDARPYAYRPSLEFKTTSNGGYGYGFTGPNLDLRPEFASSYEVGTELGFFNDRLGLDVTTYRKQTVDQIVNDIRGSYATGFILFNLNGASTRNTGVEVTLRSTPVMKRDLTWDVIANFERARGKVLKLPNALPESYVSDTWLYGNVRNGVAPGLSTRSLTGLFYLRDTIPGSKKILIDPTTGLPLRSAAFIDAGYDRQPDFTIGLTNTIRFKKLSVSFLVDIRKGGDVFNATEHFLTTRGLSNRTLDRDQPRVIDGVLRDGKENTANPTKNTIVVIPAVQPQYYTGISEELFIERNINWVRLRDVTVRAVLPGKFFKARDASAYVTGTDLFLFTNYSGLDPIVNGNSAAVGGSSGVGIDYGNFPMPRGLAFGIKMGY; encoded by the coding sequence ATGATGATGAAGCAACGAATACTCACGGTGTTCATGGGGACACTCCTGTGCGCGTCACAGGCGTTCGCCCAGACGAAAACCGTGACGGGCAAAGTGACCCGCGACGTCGGCGTTCCACTTTCCGGCGTCTCCGTCGTCGTGAAAGGCACGCCGACCGTCGTTCAGACCAATAACAGCGGCGACTACAGCATCCGCGCCGATGTCGGCCAGGTGCTGCAGTATCGCCTCATCGGATACCTCCCGCAGGAGCGCACCGTCGGCACGGCTGACGTGATGAGCGTGCAGCTGACGAAGGCCGCCGCGAACCTCGACGCGGTCGTCGTCACCGCGCTCGGCCAGACCACCACGCAACGCAACCTCGGCACGTCGCAACAGACCGTCTCCGGCGCCGACGTGGCGCAGACCGGCCGCGAAAACTTCATCAACGGCCTGCAGGGTCGCGTGGCCGGCGTCGAAGTCACGAGCACGTCGGGCGTTCCCGGCGCCTCGTCGTCGATCACCATTCGCGGCGTGAGCTCGATCAGCGGCAGCAACCAGCCGCTCATGATCATCGACGGCCTGCCGATGGACAACAAGACGCTTAACACCGGCTCGTTGGCCTCCGATGCGCCGGGCTCACTCACGGCCTTCAACAACCGCGGACTCGACTTCACGAACCGCGCCGCCGACATCAACCCGGAAGACATCGAAAGCATGGTCGTGCTGAAGGGCCCGGAAGCGGCCGCCCTCTACGGCATCGACGCCGCCAACGGTGCGATCGTGATCACGACCAAGCGCGGCAAGCCGGGCGTGGGCGGATTCGAATACAGCAACCGCGTGCGTGTCGACCAGACGCGCGCCCGTCCGGAAACGCAGCGCACCTACGGTCCCACCTCGGTGGCTGGCAGTGTGCTCGGCTCCTTCTCGTACTTCGGCAACCCGTACGCGAGCGGCACGCAGTTCTACGACAACATCGACGGCTTCTTCCAGTCGGCTGTGTCGCAGCAGCACAACCTGACCTTCAGCGGCGCCTCGCCCGACGCGAAAGTCAACTATCGCGTCGGCCTCGGTTACAACGCCCAAGGCAGCGTGATCCCGAACTCCGACTACACCCGCATCAATCTGACCGGATCGGGCGGCGCCACGGTCACGAAGTGGCTCAAGACCGACCTCTCCATGCAGTACGCGCAGGCCGACAACGATCAGGCGCTCAAGGGTGACAACGGCCCGCTCATCGGCCTGTTGCTCTGGCCGCAGACGGACAAGGCGAGCGATTACCTCACGCCCGCGGGCAACCGTCGCCGCATCACGGCGCTGGCCACGAACTCGGAAACCGACAATCCGTACTTCAGCGTCAACAAGAATCGGGTGAACTCGCGCAACGGCCGCCTGATCGCGAATCTGGGCCTCACGATTACGCCGTTCAGCTGGGGCTACCTGAAGACGAATATCGGTTCCGACGGCTACACCAACGAGAACCTGATCCTGCGTCACCCGGAAAGCGCCGGTGTGGCCAACAACAACAACGGCATTCTCGATGTGGCCAACGACGTCACGCGCAATCTGAACGCGCAGACGCTGTTCAACATCAACCGCATCCAGCTCACCGATAAGTTCTCGGTGAATGGCCTGGTCGGCAATCAGATCTCGGAGTTCCGGTCGGAAGTGAGCGGTCTACTCGGCCGCGACTTCCTCGATCCGCAGTTCGTGTCGGTGAACAACACGAACGTCCGCACGACGCGCACGAACAAGCAGCAGCGTCGCCTCATGAGCCTGTTCAGCAGCCTCACGGCCAACTACAGCGATTACCTGTTCGTCACCGTCACCGGCCGGAATGACTGGACATCCACCATCCCGGTGGAGCGCAACTCGTTCTTCTACCCGTCGATCCAGACCAGCTTCATCTTCTCCGAAGCGATCCCGACGATCGGCAAGTACATGAGCGGCAAGCTGCGCGCCAGCTATGCCGAAGTGGGTAAGGACGCGCGCCCGTACGCCTATCGCCCGTCGCTCGAGTTCAAGACGACGTCGAACGGCGGCTACGGCTACGGCTTCACCGGTCCGAACCTCGATCTGCGTCCCGAGTTCGCGTCGTCGTACGAAGTCGGCACCGAACTTGGCTTCTTCAACGATCGTCTTGGCCTCGACGTGACGACGTATCGCAAGCAGACCGTCGACCAGATCGTGAACGACATCCGCGGCAGCTACGCGACCGGCTTCATCTTGTTCAACCTGAACGGCGCCTCCACGCGGAACACCGGTGTCGAAGTCACGCTGCGAAGCACGCCCGTGATGAAGCGCGACCTCACGTGGGACGTGATCGCCAACTTCGAGCGCGCGCGAGGTAAGGTGCTCAAGCTCCCGAATGCGCTCCCCGAGTCCTACGTGTCCGACACGTGGCTGTACGGCAACGTCCGCAACGGCGTGGCTCCGGGGCTCTCCACGCGTTCACTGACCGGCCTGTTCTACCTGCGCGACACGATCCCGGGATCCAAGAAGATCCTCATCGATCCGACCACCGGACTTCCGCTGCGTTCCGCGGCGTTCATCGACGCCGGCTATGATCGCCAGCCTGACTTCACCATCGGCCTGACGAACACGATCCGCTTCAAGAAGCTCTCCGTCAGCTTCCTTGTCGACATCCGCAAGGGCGGCGATGTGTTCAACGCGACCGAGCACTTCCTCACCACCCGTGGCCTCAGCAACAGGACGCTCGACCGCGATCAGCCGCGCGTGATCGACGGCGTGCTGCGCGACGGCAAGGAGAACACCGCGAATCCCACGAAGAATACGATCGTGGTCATTCCCGCGGTGCAGCCGCAGTACTATACGGGCATCAGCGAAGAGCTCTTTATCGAGCGCAACATCAACTGGGTGCGCCTGCGCGACGTCACCGTGCGCGCGGTCCTGCCGGGCAAGTTCTTCAAGGCGCGCGACGCCAGCGCCTATGTCACCGGCACGGACCTGTTCCTCTTCACGAACTACTCCGGTCTCGATCCGATCGTCAACGGCAACAGCGCCGCCGTCGGTGGCTCGTCCGGCGTGGGCATCGACTATGGCAACTTCCCGATGCCGCGCGGTCTGGCCTTCGGCATCAAGATGGGGTACTAA
- a CDS encoding serine/threonine-protein kinase, which yields MPQLSAPDDLFLAFQTAVAGRYSIDRELGRGGMGVVYLAREVHLDRLVAIKLLPPARASDPMLRDRFLREAQLAAKLSHPHVIPIHAVDVAGDFAYYVMMYVDGETLSQRVQSQGPLGAREASRLLREVAWALGYAHAQGLVHRDVKPENILIERESGRAIVCDFGIAAALGQDLSMDVAVSGTPEFMSPEQALGHEVDARSDLYSLGITAYYALAARLPFTGSSATEVLAKQVTEAPPPLSSLGIAVPRRLAQLVEQCLAKHPNDRPARADALAEALGVAIEQRRELPAALRAFVKRDGRMDGGGTLLGLITALVSAVALSASAGPSAGVVALVSMLALMPAVFGVLAARDLLSRGFAQADLPQAFRVERESAREERAVRQPRWRTLLTRALGATTRVVASTTALITPLAFFGGTSPRLSAVASLALVGTVASIALTITWLGVMQRQRDVDVEFWGAAWTGRFGALAFSAAKRLRGAQRAAPAMTHRATELSLGMAAEQLFETLPASSRAALSDLPSVLKRLQQDAQRLRERLDQLTDAIGHHTHNEDRGVDGLRGERDAVLARLRDAVTALETLRLGLLRLHAGSASLESLTTHLELAADVSAEVDRLVAAQQEVEAALAYPLRPALTPA from the coding sequence ATGCCCCAACTGTCCGCCCCTGACGACCTGTTCCTGGCGTTTCAAACTGCCGTCGCGGGGCGCTATTCGATCGACCGGGAACTCGGCCGCGGTGGCATGGGTGTCGTGTATCTCGCGCGAGAGGTGCACCTCGACCGGCTGGTGGCGATCAAGCTCTTGCCGCCCGCGCGTGCGTCCGACCCGATGCTACGGGACCGCTTTCTCCGCGAGGCACAACTCGCAGCCAAGCTATCCCACCCACACGTCATCCCGATCCATGCCGTCGATGTCGCCGGTGACTTCGCATACTATGTGATGATGTACGTCGACGGTGAAACGCTCTCACAACGCGTGCAATCACAGGGTCCCCTCGGCGCGCGCGAGGCATCGCGCCTCTTGCGTGAGGTCGCTTGGGCGCTCGGATACGCCCACGCGCAGGGCCTCGTGCACCGCGACGTCAAACCTGAGAACATCCTGATCGAGCGCGAGAGCGGTCGCGCGATCGTCTGTGATTTCGGTATCGCGGCGGCTTTGGGACAAGACCTCTCGATGGATGTTGCGGTCAGCGGCACGCCGGAGTTCATGAGTCCAGAACAGGCACTCGGCCACGAAGTCGACGCACGCAGCGACCTCTATTCACTCGGCATCACCGCGTACTACGCGCTCGCCGCGCGGCTGCCGTTTACCGGGAGCAGCGCTACGGAGGTGCTGGCAAAGCAGGTGACAGAGGCGCCGCCCCCGCTCTCGTCATTGGGCATCGCCGTCCCACGTCGACTCGCGCAGCTCGTGGAGCAATGTCTCGCCAAACATCCGAACGATCGGCCCGCGCGAGCGGATGCACTCGCCGAAGCCCTTGGTGTCGCCATCGAACAGCGTCGCGAGCTGCCCGCGGCGCTTCGCGCCTTCGTCAAGCGGGATGGTCGAATGGACGGTGGGGGTACGCTGCTCGGACTCATCACCGCCTTGGTCTCGGCCGTTGCGCTTTCTGCCTCGGCCGGGCCTTCGGCCGGAGTCGTGGCGCTCGTAAGCATGTTGGCGCTGATGCCGGCAGTGTTCGGCGTGCTGGCGGCGCGAGATCTTCTGAGTAGAGGCTTCGCTCAAGCGGACCTTCCTCAGGCCTTTCGTGTCGAGCGGGAAAGCGCGCGCGAGGAGCGCGCCGTACGGCAGCCGCGGTGGCGCACCCTGTTGACCCGCGCGTTAGGTGCGACGACACGCGTGGTGGCGTCGACGACCGCCCTCATTACCCCGCTGGCGTTCTTCGGAGGCACATCTCCACGGCTCTCCGCCGTCGCGTCGCTTGCCTTGGTGGGCACCGTGGCGAGCATCGCGCTCACGATCACGTGGCTCGGTGTCATGCAGCGTCAGCGTGATGTCGACGTGGAGTTCTGGGGCGCTGCATGGACCGGCCGTTTCGGCGCACTCGCCTTCAGCGCGGCGAAGCGACTGCGTGGCGCACAGCGCGCCGCGCCGGCGATGACCCATCGCGCCACGGAGCTCTCGCTCGGTATGGCCGCCGAGCAGCTCTTCGAGACGTTGCCAGCGTCGTCGCGGGCGGCCCTGTCGGATCTGCCATCCGTGCTGAAACGCCTACAACAGGATGCACAGCGACTCCGTGAGCGACTCGATCAACTCACAGACGCCATTGGCCATCATACGCACAACGAGGATCGTGGCGTAGACGGACTGCGCGGCGAGCGTGATGCCGTACTGGCGCGGCTTCGCGACGCGGTGACGGCGCTGGAGACGCTTCGGCTGGGCTTACTGCGCCTGCATGCAGGATCAGCCTCACTGGAAAGTCTCACCACGCACCTGGAACTGGCGGCCGATGTTTCGGCTGAGGTCGATCGACTGGTTGCAGCGCAGCAGGAAGTCGAAGCTGCGCTCGCGTACCCTCTGCGTCCCGCACTCACTCCGGCGTGA
- a CDS encoding DUF4397 domain-containing protein, giving the protein MNTFRSIAMLLCAVALTACEKNAVQDITGTLPGARVKFFNFGVSAPSVNFYANDSKVTAITSATGIEAVTGVASGGVGSGGFYSAIQPGAYTFTGKISAAVDKDLVISRATATLADGKAYSFYISGIYDATAKTAEGFVLEDAFVDTLDYTVAYVRFVNAISNASPMTLYAKNSTTGVELPVGGAVAYKAGGAFTALPGAVYDLSTRYAGSTTNVITRTAVSFSAGKVYTIGARGDITVVSTTLATRPQLDNTANR; this is encoded by the coding sequence ATGAACACATTCAGATCGATAGCGATGCTGCTGTGCGCCGTCGCGCTCACCGCGTGTGAGAAGAACGCCGTACAGGACATCACGGGCACCCTCCCGGGCGCTCGCGTCAAGTTCTTCAACTTCGGCGTCAGTGCACCGTCGGTGAACTTCTACGCCAACGACAGCAAGGTCACCGCGATCACGTCGGCGACGGGCATCGAAGCCGTGACCGGCGTCGCTTCCGGGGGCGTGGGTTCCGGTGGCTTCTACTCGGCCATCCAGCCCGGCGCGTACACGTTTACGGGCAAGATCTCGGCGGCCGTCGACAAGGACCTCGTAATTTCACGGGCGACCGCGACGCTGGCGGACGGGAAGGCCTACTCGTTCTACATCAGCGGTATCTACGATGCGACGGCCAAGACTGCCGAAGGCTTCGTGCTGGAAGACGCGTTCGTCGATACGCTCGACTACACCGTAGCGTATGTGCGCTTCGTCAACGCGATCTCGAACGCCAGTCCGATGACGCTGTACGCAAAAAACTCCACGACCGGCGTGGAATTGCCTGTCGGCGGCGCGGTGGCGTACAAGGCGGGCGGTGCGTTCACGGCACTGCCAGGGGCCGTGTACGACCTCAGCACGCGCTACGCTGGTTCGACGACCAACGTGATCACACGAACGGCCGTCTCTTTCTCAGCGGGCAAGGTCTACACCATCGGTGCACGCGGTGACATCACGGTGGTGTCCACGACCCTGGCCACTCGACCGCAGCTCGACAACACGGCCAACCGGTAA